The nucleotide sequence CAGGTGTTATGGATGCAAACCTTGATAATCAGTTTCAGGAACAAACAAATGATCTAACCAACCTACAAGAAACTGACCATGAATGTAACGTTGACTCAGATAACGAGAATTCTACTTTTGACGGTCAAGTAAATCCACATTCAAGAGATCGTTCAGAAGACATGACAGTTGCAGAGGGAATCAAGTTCATCTCCGATCCAGATTTCACAGACCGGGATTATTACCACTGGTTGAAGAATTTCACGAAATGGTGCAAAGTGATGCCGTTACCATTGGAAACCTCATTGTTTCAGAAGATCTCCCAAGTACACAAGACACTTTCTGATGTGATGGCCTCTCCGCGTGGGATCGTTGCAGAAAGAGACAAGTTCTGCTTGCTGATGGGGATCACACAAGAACTGGGTGCAAtaataaatgaacatttaatgtttataatgcaAAATTTGGACAGTTAATTGCTTCATAAAAATTGTAAACATGCTTAGtagttttgtttttcaataaatatcattCAAAATAGACCCCTAAATTATGTTTTTCCATTTATTTCTCATGTTTGATCTGTTAATTACAGTGACCAGTGATTATCAGTGAGTCTGATTTAGTTAGTTTAACACACCCTTTTTAATTGTCATAGAATGTTTTAAAAGTGtatttaaaacaagcaaatgcgttgaattgatatcccccgccaacatgcttctggacactcaaaccaagtttcaatgaaatccgccaaagcacttccaagatatggctcctgacacacaaaaaagcattttttcaagatataaagggccataactctgttattaacagatgatgtacaatgtcatttggtgtgcatcatcctcttatccatatatatactcatacttaGTTTCATAAATCCGCCaagtacttccaagatatggcaacggacggaaagacggacggacggacaacgccaaaacaatatccttccgcctatggcgggggataataagatACCCGGACTGCCCAACAATAGCTCATTACCATGACTGGAAATCTAACAAGATATAAACGTATTAATACATGccataaagcatttattcaaaaacAAACAAGCATTCCAAATTTGTATACATAGACACACATACAATCAGCTAAGGTTGCAATATTTCTATGATAACTTTGAAACAGCATTCCAAATATTGAGGGAAATAAACAGAATAAAACAATTATGTACTTTTTGAAATACTGAATTACAAACATAAGTTAACCAGTTACTTGGTATTATTTGTCACAGTTCAGATAATTACTTGCGACAGAAATTATTTTTAGGAGCTAAGCACGAGATCTCTTTACCAGCTTAACATTTCTTTATTATATGCATCATTCACTGGCACACTTAGCTCTTGAAATTCAAACTTCCAAATATATTTCATGGCACCAGACCATTGCTGCAGCAGCAGCAATTGATATAAAGtataatactttttaaagtgtATAAATAGGAGTTACATTTGTGGAATCATTATCAAAATGGCGCATTGCAGGCttattttgttaaagaatttGGGAAAGGTATTTTCAGTCCAATTATTAACAAGCACCCATTTTACAAATCCTTTCCAAAAAATGTCAAAACCTTAAACTTAATCCACCATCTTGGTTTATCAGTTATTaagtttttttactgaagctcAAACTACCTTCCACCAAACTCGGACCTTCTGACTTATTATCACAATTTGTACATTAGATAAAATATAGCTTTAGAACAAACATTATTAACAGAACATAGAATTTAAATGTTTGAAACAAACAATGGATAACACAATATACATTGTACTTTCTTGTAGCATTTGGAAAGTAAACATCTGTAATACGTTGCGATTTTTTTGTACCAAAACAttaactttaatttatttttaaaacatttcagCACCCAAACTccatataagcaaatttttttgTAACCAGACAAGAGACTTGTTTAacaaatgtatgtaaaattagagttgttaaaaaagttgtttttttaaacaacaacataaaaacattACTTCAACGGGTTTGTAGTACAGTCTATGGTGTTTGAAGCATTTCATTAATTTGTTTTCATCTTGAAAGATTTCAGAATATGACCtaaaaatcactttttttttaaatatttgaaatggttATTGAGTACTTTCGACCCTAAAACCTTTAGGTTAGATTAAAAGACTACAACCAATACCACATGGGTATCTATATATCTGCATATCAAGCAATTAATGAAAATGGTCAATGACTTTTCCGAAATCTgcaacaacaagagggcctgaaaggcccaaagtcgctcacctgagataacaagatattattgggacaaatcttctgaccaagtttcacgaagatcggaaaataaatgtggcctctagagttttaacaaggttttactatagccatataaggaaaaatgtcccgccccctggcagccatgttttttaaccaaccggcatcatttttgaactcatctaagatattatcgggatgaatcttctgaccaagtttcatgaaggtcggacagtaaatgtggcctctagagtgttaacaagattttactatagccatataaggaaaaatgccccaccccttggaagccatttttttcaagcaaacataatcattttcgaactcatccaagatatcattgagaccaatcttctgaccaaatttcatgaagattggacaataaatgtggcctctagagtgttaacaatgttttactatagccatataaggaaaaatgtcccgcccctggtggccatgttcttaaagcaaccaaaaccatttttgaactcatccaagatatcattgggacaaatcttctgaccaagtttcatgatgatcggaaaataaatgtgacctctagactgttaacaaggttttactatagccatatatggaaaatagccccgcccctgtggtggccatgtttttcaaccaaccagcatcatttttgaactcgtccaagatattattgggatgaatcttctgaccgagtttcatgaagatcagactataaatgtggcctctagagtgttaacaagattttactatagccttatattgccatataaggaaaaatgccccgccccttggcggccatgttattcaagcaaaggtaaccattttcgagctcatccaagatatcattcagacaaatcttctgaccatatttcatcaagattggacaataaatgtggcctctagagtgttaacaaggttttactaaagccatataaggaaaaatgtcccgccccctggcggccatgtttttcaaccaacctgcatcattttcgaacacgtccaagatattattgggatgaatcttctgaccaagtttcatgaagatcagacaataaatgtggcctatgaagtgttaacaagattttactatagccatatatagccatataaggaaaaatgccccgccccttggcagctatgtttttcgagcaaaggttaccatttttgaactcattaaAGATATCAgacggacaaatcttctgagcaagtttcatgaagatcggaaaataaatgtggcctctagagtgttaacaaggttttactatagtcatataaggaaaaatgccccgccccctggcggccatgtttttcaaccaacctgcatcattttcgaactcgtccgagatatttttgggatgaatcttctgaccaagtttcatgaagatcagacaataaatgtggcctctagagtgttaacaagattttactatagccatatatagccatttaaggaaaaatgcccgccccttggcagccatgtttttcaagcaaatgtaaccattttccaactcatccaagatatcattgaaacgaatcttctgaccaaattttatgaagattggacaataaatgtggcctctagagagtgaacaaggcaaatgttgacgtcgcacaacggacaacgcacgacggacaaaaggcgatcacaaaagctcaccatgagcgatttgtgctcaggtgagctaaaataaacAAACTGAAATACCAAAGTTAAAAATGcttcaatgtaaaataaattgcAGATGATTGCTCCTAAATGAACTAGCCTTTTCAGTATCCCTTTTATCATGTAGTGTTATTTTGTACCTTTATATGCACATTAATTTGTTTTCTGCAGCCCGAGACAAAAGGTTAGAAATTGATCAATTAATAAATCTGTCGAAATGTCTTAAATAAATACTTATCATGACTATAGTGGACAAGAAATAGATCCAACTataaacacacaaataaattAGCAATTTATTAAGTTCACATTGAGCAGTGCAATTATTTTAGGGATATATTTACATTGGTATGACATTCATGCTGTTCTACTGTTTACTGGTTATTTTTATAAGTTTATAGGTCTGATGGCTCTTGATTCTACCTGCTACTTTTGGCGAGAACTAAATCTGGTTGGCTAAAGAACAATTTGAATTGCCTGTTCGCTTACCAAGTTGGGATTGAAAAGACACCAAATTCAACAAAAATCGTATGATAAATCATTTGGGTTATCAACCAAGTctcttattttaatatttgttagcATTCAAGTTTTCCCTAAAACAATTTTTATGTGTAATAGGTtgcataatgtaaacaaaaaatataacatgttttaccAGCATTTAAGTAAGCAATGTGagccaataaaaacaaaataaacaagagctccGGGGTAGGAGACAGATGCATCCCCcacccatcactcaatcctttgatgacatatccAAGGTGAACCAATTTTCGCTTAatgtcatagtgaccttgacctttgaactagtgacccctaattcaatagggggtcatctacTGTTAATGCCAATGCACATACAAAGTAGCAAGCAAATCAGTCAattccttagaagttattgatcggaaacgattttcacactttttgtgacagtgaccttgatcttgaacctATTTAACTGCAATCTTACGAGGTGTCATCTACTTCCAAAGCACATGGGAAGTACatgtatcaagcaaatcggtcaattcgttgactagttattgatctgaaacgattttcacactaattgttacagtgaccttgacctttgttacTGGTAATCTGACTGTCCAAGCCCAATGGCCATGTGAATGATCAAGCAAATCAGTccatttgttgacaagttattgatctaaaaccattttcacactttttgcgacagtgacctttgacccatTGACCCAAATTGCAATAAAGGTAACACAGTAAAGATGAAAGAGAAAGGGGAATCTCTGATGTATTAGTGAAATTTCCAAAAATTTAATTCATCATCTAATTCCTTTGAAAACTGCCAAAGAtcatattttgtcatttttaaggAGGCAAAACCGTGTTATCAGGAGAATTGAATTAAGTTTTGGCAGATGTTTTATTGTTGATCATTATACACGCAGTTTATGACTGGATTATACGTGAATGTCTGTAATAAAATTCAAGCCCATTTGCATGCTTAAAGATgcatttatacttttttaatcTTTTCAGTATAAAATAAACTAGGTTTCTGCCTCGACTTATGTTTAACCTAACTATATGCAGTTTTTGCAGTTACTTTTTGTATAAATTGGTTGTCCAGGATTTTCTTATGGACCATAAATATGCCTTCTCATGTGTCATGAAGCTGCTGTTtctataaaacaaaatacaacaattgCGCTAAAATTCACTtaggctgttttcgaagaaaaatggACAACATAAGGTTCACTACATggtaaacaaacaacaagagatgtgtttgtcagaaacacaatgccctctactgcgccactttgaagccatatatttgacctttgaccttgaaggatgaccttgacctttcagcactcaaaatgtgcagctccatgagatacacatgcatgccaaatatcatgttgctatcttcagtattgcaaagttattgcaaaagtttaaccaaggttaaagtttgtgacagacacatacaatgacagacagacacatataatgacagacaggcaggccaaaaacaatataacccggTCATTAGATCCGGCGGCATAACAAATGAAGTACAAGTACATGGTACACAAGCAAGTATAGTATTCTCATAAGTTGTGGAATTGTGACCATTTTAATGAGTGAAATCAATTACTATACATTAAAAACGCACACAAATAATGAACTATCCTCGTTCATTTACAATTTAAGTTATACTTTTAAGTTCAAATTTGattaacaaacaaaattacttgataatatgtttcatatatttacaattaaattcaACAAAGTCCAACACATAACAATTTACATGTTTACGCCtctcataaaataaaaacaaatggtaATAAATAACTAGGATAAAAGGCTAGAAATGCATCTTTCacagttaatttataaaacatggagtgaaaacaaaaacaataaatacacccataaaaacataacttgtatttttttaatatggaaAATCGTTTTACTGAGCAAAAGTGTAACTATATAAACTGATTAAAACTGCCGGCTAGTATATCATAAACGTTCAGCATTAAGACGTAGGACACCGTTATGCACCAACTGTCCATTTTGATGGAGATTATTTTGATTAGCATCTTCGGCATTCGCATTTGTACCTTCAGATGCCTTCGAGCTATCAGTACTTGGCTTGTACAGAACTTCATGACACAGTGGGCAGCTATCCTGTACATACAGCCACTTACGCAGACACACACTGTGGAAGTAATGATTACATCGCGTCACTCTAGCTGTCAATAATTCCTGATAACATATTGCACACACGTCCTTCAGTTTCTCAAGTTCTTCTGGCGTCGCTTCTCGGAGCATGTTTATTTTCTTCACGGCAGTCCTACGTCGCATGAACACTTTCCAGCCCTCCTTGGCCTGCACAAATATGTTGAAGTATGCATGAACACACATCATCACAGCCCGCATAGCACCGCCCCATTCAAACACCAACATGAAGCCacagttaaaaaatataaatatcccGAAGAGGAATTCTATTGTACTTCCTGTGGAAGTGATGTAGTAAATATAGTCATCCAGTTTCTCCCAGAAAGTCTCTCGATATGCATCTATGATGAATAAAGTATACACCATTAATGATACTAGCACTTTAATTATAAGTTCTATTGAAAATGCAGTGGCGCTTAAAAGCCATGGACTTACACTATGGTTATGCCATAAATATGTCATCAGACAGATTGGATATATGATTAAAAACGCACACATTGCTAATGCACGAAAATGTTTCCTTTTAGACATATTTCGCGATGCACTCAAGGACAGTAAAATCTGATTCACCATATTATGAACAAAGTGTAAAAACGCTGCAGAGAACAGAGCAAAGTTCCTATACAAACGAACAAGGCGTTTCTCTGGATCAAGACCTGTCAAACCAGTCTGCAGTGAAAGTATGACAAACAATATAGCAGCCACTGTGCCATAGCCTCTATCTTCCTCTGTGTCAGACCCAACCCAAAAAGCCATGAACAGGCCTACGTAGTGTG is from Dreissena polymorpha isolate Duluth1 chromosome 14, UMN_Dpol_1.0, whole genome shotgun sequence and encodes:
- the LOC127857651 gene encoding protein TRC8 homolog, whose protein sequence is MPLPRGVEAVLNVALRVPPLFLMDSVLNKSFLAFLFPFDPNDTKMTWSQYVCWMCLMSNVFWVALLMFMLSVRQLLYIYSYFVNIIVLSLSFYWNQSFILEAHEEDKIALEESVTFKRQVYQNFFTQFLFAWLFYVAWDLRRSTEECSNTKKTIVQTAIHLSFISPLVLQGMYRDSLYLEFSPFLALLYPALQISQDIMHSLSNLCYAFRRLWNIVKVTISAIGVIPFLEDQWARLFVPTVLRAFCMLRIVYQISLYFYSIYYTTPPPKLLNATTEFENRHENLTVIFQNLLVRSCETSVSMLGMTSCISFFAHYVGLFMAFWVGSDTEEDRGYGTVAAILFVILSLQTGLTGLDPEKRLVRLYRNFALFSAAFLHFVHNMVNQILLSLSASRNMSKRKHFRALAMCAFLIIYPICLMTYLWHNHSVSPWLLSATAFSIELIIKVLVSLMVYTLFIIDAYRETFWEKLDDYIYYITSTGSTIEFLFGIFIFFNCGFMLVFEWGGAMRAVMMCVHAYFNIFVQAKEGWKVFMRRRTAVKKINMLREATPEELEKLKDVCAICYQELLTARVTRCNHYFHSVCLRKWLYVQDSCPLCHEVLYKPSTDSSKASEGTNANAEDANQNNLHQNGQLVHNGVLRLNAERL